Sequence from the Camarhynchus parvulus chromosome 1, STF_HiC, whole genome shotgun sequence genome:
CGGGAAGGAATTCCTCGGAGGagcaaagtggaaaacaaaacctatttattgacaaataacaaaagaacactccccaacacaagaaaagaaaagaaaaaccagttcAGTGTTGTGGAGGGTGCCAAGCTTCTCTTGCAGGCTCCAGAGATCCCGCCGGACGTCGGACGTCCCAGGTCAGGTCCAGAGCCGGTCCAGTATCTTCAGGGGAGGGTAAGAAAGAGAGGacgaaagaaaagggaaaaaaaaggaaaaaaaaacagcgcagaaagcagcaaagggaaaaagaaagcagctaTCAGCTAGGGCTAAGGCAGTAGCAAGCAAGCGaagcagcaagcagaagcaaGCCGGCCAGCCAGCCAAGCAGctcaaagccaggaaaaaaaacaaaaaaaaaaaaggcaaagtgcaCCCagtcccccctccctcctccctccccgccccgccgcggcaAGACGGCCGGGAGgcggggagagagagagagagaggaaaaaaaccacagctgcCAGACACAATACACGATATTGGGATAAAAGCGGTCATCCCACGACACTCCACCCCTTATCCCATATCGTGAATATACAATAAAAAACTTTCATTTCACTTACTCACACCTTTGACACTTACGCATTCCTCTCATCTTACTTGTTCAGACCTTTGACACTTACAGTTTCCTTCTGTCTCACATTCAGCAAACAATGACATTCATATATGAGCCTTATCCCACAATCAGGTCTCCCTGAGGTACACGCCGTGTTGttccatctttctgcattatcCACCACGTATAACCTGgtccttgagcaaaaacaatCCCACGGATGGGTTTGTCTGTACTCGAGGCAGGGTTGATCCATACTGTCTTTCCCAATAAACCTCTGACATGGGCCACTGGGGCTTTATCCCCATCTACTATATTAAGGAGCTCAGACTGAGCAGGACCCGCTCGGTTGGTGGAACCTCGAGTGTTAACTAACCAGGTAGCCTTCGCCAaatgctgctcccagtttttTAAAGACCCCCCACCCAATGCTTTTAAGGTGGTTTTTAACAATCCATTATACCTTTCcactttccctgcagctggtgcatgatagGGGATATGGTATACCCACTCGATGCCATGTTCCCTAGCCCAAGTATTAATaagattgtttttaaaatgagttcCATTATCCGACTCAATTCTCTCAGGAGTACCGTGCCTCCAAAGGACCTGCTTTTCAAGGCCCAAGATAGTGTTACGAGCTGTGGCATGAGACACAGGGTAGGTTTCCAACCATCCCGTGGTGGCTTCTACCATGGTTAGTACATAGCGCTTGCCTTGGCGGGTTTGAGGCAGCGTGATGTaatcaatctgccaggcctccccatatTTGTACTTAGACCACCGCCCACCGTACCAGAGGGGCTTCAGCCGTTTAGCCTGCTTAATGGCAACGCACGTCTCACAGTCACGAATAACCTGAGAGATACTGTCCATGGTTAGatccacccctcggtctcgtgcccatttataggtggcatctctaccctggtggcctgaggcatcatgggcccatcgtGCCAAGAATAACTCTCCCTTATGCTCCCAGTCGAGATCTATCTTCAATTTCCCTATCTTTGCAGCCTGATGTACTTGCTGGTATTAGCTCTACttctggggacatgggcatctaCATGCTGAACCTTCACAGGTAACTTCTCTAACCGAGTAGCGATATCTTTCCACTCTTCTGCAGCCCAAATtggttttcctctgtgctgccagttcgcctctttccatctcttcagCCATCCCCATAGAGCGTTGGCTACCATCCAAGAATCGGTATACAAATAGAGCcttggccacttctctctctctgcaatACCTAGGGCCAGTTGAATAGCTTTGATTTCAGCAAATTGACTGGattcaccttctccttcagtAGCCTCCGCAACCCGTCGAGTGGGActccatacagctgctttccacctCCGTTTCATCCCTATGACGCGACAAGAACCATCGGTGAATAAAGCGTAACGTGTTTCTTCTGCTGGCAACTGATTGTATGGTGGAGCTTCCTCAACCCGGGTCACTGGCTCTTGTTCCTCATCCGCGACACTAAAGCTCTCACCTTCGGGccaatttgtaattatttccaggaTCCCAGGGCGATTTAACTTCCCAATTGAGCGGCTTGCGTAATGAGGGCAATCCACTTACTCCAAGTAGCATTGGTGGCATGGTGGGTAGAGGGAACCTTTCCTCTGAacatccatcccagcaccagTAGTCGGGGTGCCAGAAGAAGTTGTGCCTCTGTACCAATCACCTCGAGGCGGCTTGGACTCCTTCATAGGCGGCcaagatttcttttctgttggGGTATAGTTATCTTCAGACCCCCTGTAGCTCCGactccaaaatcccagtggTCGGCCTCGGTCTCGCCAggcaccttctgccaaaggctccaggacagacCATGGCTCCCGGCCGCAGAGTAGAGTACGTTCTTCACATCTGGTCCCGTCCCTAACTGGACCCAGGGCTACAGCATGAGCGATCTCCTGCTTGATTTGGACAAAcgcttgctgctgctcagggccccaATGGAAGTCGTTCTTCTTCGCGGGTAACCAGATAAAGGGGTCTCACAATCTGACTATACTCGGGGATGTGCATCCTCCAGAAACCTATAGCACCTAAGAAGGCTTGTGTTTCCTTCTTATCAGTTGGTGGGGACATAGCAGTGATTTTGTTAATAACATCCGCAGGAATCTGACGCCGTCCATCTTGCCACTTCACCCCCAAGAACTGAATTTCTCGggcaggtcccttgactttgctcttcttaaTGGCAAATCCAGCTTTCAGGAGAATATGAATgatcttctctcctttctcgAACACTTCCATTGCCGTGTTCCCCCAAACAATGATATCATCAATATATTGTAAAtgttctggagcctcaccctcTTCTAGTGCAGCCTGGATCAGTCCATGACAGATGGTAGGACTGTgtttccacccctggggcagtcggttccaggtATACTGCACTCCCCTCCATGTaaaagcaaactgaggcctgcattctgttgccagagggatggagaaaaaCGCGTTAGCAATATCGATGGTCGCGtaccactttgctgccttggactccagctcgtactgCAGTTCCAGTATGTCCGGTACAGCCGCActcagtggtggagtcacttcattcaaggCACGatagtccacagtcaatctccattctccGTCAGATTTTCGCACAGGCCAGATAGGGCTGTTAAAGGGTGAGTGGGTTTTACtgaccaccccttggctctccagctctcaAATCATcttgtggatggggatcacgGCATCTCGATTCGTCCGGTACTGCCTGCGGTGCACTGTCGAAGTGGCAATTGGTACTCGTTGCTCCTCTACCTTCAAGAGTCCTACTGCAGATGGGTTCTCTGATAGTCCAGATAAGGTATTCAGTTGTTTAATACCCTCTATCTCCACTGCAGCTATTCCAAAAGCCCACCTGAATCCCTTAGGATCTTTGTAATAGCCATTCCGGAGGAAGTCTATGCCCAAAATACACGGAGCCTCTGGACCAGTCACAATCGGATGTTCCTGCCACTCCTTCCCAGTCAAGCTCACCTCAGCTTCCAACAAAGTCAACTGTTGTGATCCCCCCGTCACTCCAGCAATGGAAACAGGTTCTGTCCCCACGTATTCTGATGGCATTAAGGTACACTGTGATCCAGTGTCAACCAATGCTTCATAGTCTTGTGGCTCTGATGTGCCAGGCCATCTGATCCACACCTTCCAAAAACCCGATTTTCCCGTGCCTCTtcctggctagaggcagggcccctctaagcCAGATTGTCCTTTTTTCCTTGGGCGTATGCCTTAGAAGTTCCTTCAAGGGGATCGGACATGTCATCGTCATACTCAACATCTCGGCTGCGAGCAACCGGAGCTGCCCTCTTTTTGGTGATACTTCCTCTTCTCTTCAAATCACGCACCCGTTGTGCCAAAGCAGCAGTGGGTTCTCCATCCCATCTCCTCATGTCTTCTCCAGACTCACGCAGAAAGGCCCATAACTCAGCCCGTGGGGTGTACCTTCTCTCGCCATCAAAGGAGCGCCAGCGTTGGATACCAGGGCCTCTAATTTGCACAGCCGAGATTTGAATAAAGTCCTCCTTAATCTCTTCCTGGAGTTTCTTATGATTCTCCTCTATTTTGTCCTCTAGTTTCCGCAGTTGTGTTTCCACTGCTGCAATTCTGGCATGAATTGGTCCATGCACAGCATCTGCATACGCTCGAAGCTTCTTCGCCATATCAAGCACAGTCTCATATGTATCATCCCGCTTCATTATTGCCAGAGCAGAAGCGTATTCAGGTGGCCCAAGTCGCACAAGTTTCCTCCACATTACAGGTGTGCATGGTACCAGGTCCGGATTCCTAGTTGTTATATCATCTGAGAAAATGAGCTCTGCCACCGCCATTTCTCTCAGGCGTTGGATCCCCTGCTCTATGGTCTTCCACCCTGTCTGCTGCATATAGAGATCATCAGCACATAAGTATCTTTGTGCTACACTCTCCAGGACCCGTTCCCAGAGGCTGTGAGGGCTAGCCCTGCTCATCATACCTTGATCGATGACAGTATCCTGCGACAGGGATCCCAAATGCCTCGCTTCAGTACCATCCAAAATCGTAACctcccctgcagcatcccaaaggCGGACTAACCAACTGATTATAGATTCGTCAGGTTGTCGTCTGTAATCCTTTCTTAGGCCCCTGAGGTCCTTCAGAGAAAAGGAGTCAGTATTAGCTCCAGAATCTGTGCCCCTTGATGTGGCCTCTGATTTTGGTGAGGGTCCTTCTcctgcatcatcatcatcatcctccacCTTTTGATCGGTCTTGTCTTTACACTTTCCACCTCTTGTATTAGCTGCGACAGCCATGGGTTGGGGCCTGTCGTCTGATTCAGCTGCTAGCCTGGAGCCTGGGATGTTAGCTGCAGCCTGGGTCACTGGGATAGTAACTAACTTATCTCCCTGTTCCCTTTCTACTATCTGCTGCTCCACAGTATCTGGCAGAGTACAGTAAACAAACGCTAAGGCCCAGCTCACTGCAGTAAGTCTTTCCTCCTTAGTATTACCATGGCACTTTTCCCTCAAATACTTTGCCACCTCGACTGGGTTCTGAATTTGATCAGATGGAAAGTCCCAGCCTATAGGATCAGCAAATTCCTTTAAAGTCTGGCCCATATCCTCCCATTTCCCACTCCAGTCAAGattttccctgctttgttttactCCTGAATCAGGAGTCTCTCTAATCCCTCTAGAGATCTCGGCTTTCATTTTATATACACTCCAGACAGTATAGGAAAGGCTTAATAAGTTAAATGCCAGAAAGATGGTTTCTTTTAAACTCAGGGGAAATTCAACATTTCCTAATAGAGATGTCAACAAtttggaggagaagaaggaagacaaAAGCTGAGAAgccccttccccttcttctcccCAAACAAACTGAGTACACAGCCATGACAGCAACCCATACATTCCTGAAACAAGGTTTTCCATAAACCTCCGACAAATCAGCACACATAAGACCAGCCCAATGACTATTCTGGTTAGTGCCCCCTGCTTACAGAAGCTACTTATTACGGACAACACCAGAGCTATTTTTGGGTAAGGAAATAACCCTAGGGACCACAAAGGTATTAAAGCTTCAAAAACCCCAAGGGACCAGAAATACCGGCAAACTTTCACCCCAAATGACATTATGAATTACCAATATGCCCACAAAACAGCCAAGaacaaaatattattgttaTAGGTTTGTTTTCCACTGTCTTCGGCCTCCTTCATTTCCCGGCCAATGCACCAAAAAGGATGTCCTGGTTCAGGACAAAATTAGGGGAAATCTCCAAAAGGGagttccccccccccccccaaacaccGGGTTCGGGAAGGAATTCCTCGGAGGagcaaagtggaaaacaaaacctatttattgacaaataacaaaagaacactccccaacacaagaaaaga
This genomic interval carries:
- the LOC115909789 gene encoding uncharacterized protein LOC115909789 isoform X2, which gives rise to MLQGRLRFWMVLKRGIWDPCRRILSSIKQTGWKTIEQGIQRLREMAVAELIFSDDITTRNPDLVPCTPVMWRKLVRLGPPEYASALAIMKRDDTYETVLDMAKKLRAYADAVHGPIHARIAAVETQLRKLEDKIEENHKKLQEEIKEDFIQISAVQIRGPGIQRWRSFDGERRYTPRAELWAFLRESGEDMRRWDGEPTAALAQRVRDLKRRGSITKKRAAPVARSRDVEYDDDMSDPLEGTSKAYAQGKKDNLA
- the LOC115909789 gene encoding uncharacterized protein LOC115909789 isoform X1; this translates as MMSRASPHSLWERVLESVAQRYLCADDLYMQQTGWKTIEQGIQRLREMAVAELIFSDDITTRNPDLVPCTPVMWRKLVRLGPPEYASALAIMKRDDTYETVLDMAKKLRAYADAVHGPIHARIAAVETQLRKLEDKIEENHKKLQEEIKEDFIQISAVQIRGPGIQRWRSFDGERRYTPRAELWAFLRESGEDMRRWDGEPTAALAQRVRDLKRRGSITKKRAAPVARSRDVEYDDDMSDPLEGTSKAYAQGKKDNLA